From Spirosoma aerolatum, one genomic window encodes:
- a CDS encoding response regulator transcription factor yields the protein MKILLVEDEVSLASFIRKGIESEGYEIDLAYDGLMGQRMANNNSYDVIVLDVNLPYINGFELCRQIKQESPKQSILLLTALDSLPDKESGFGAGADDYLVKPFEFRELLLRIKALARRNSDYSGFKTVLRVVDLELDTEAHSVTRAGQRIDLTAREYALLEYLMINKGKIVSRIDIAEKVWDLHFDTNTNVIEVYINYLRKKIDKDFSPKLVHTIVGMGYVLRG from the coding sequence ATGAAGATACTACTTGTTGAAGATGAAGTGAGTCTGGCCTCCTTCATTCGTAAAGGCATTGAGAGCGAGGGTTACGAAATCGACCTGGCGTATGACGGCCTGATGGGTCAGCGTATGGCGAATAACAATAGCTATGATGTTATTGTACTGGATGTTAATCTGCCGTATATCAACGGATTTGAATTATGCCGACAGATTAAGCAGGAGTCACCTAAGCAATCAATACTTTTGTTGACCGCATTGGATAGTCTGCCCGATAAAGAAAGTGGTTTCGGAGCGGGTGCCGACGACTATCTGGTGAAGCCGTTTGAGTTTCGTGAGCTCCTACTACGGATCAAAGCTCTAGCCCGCCGAAATAGCGATTACAGCGGTTTTAAAACGGTGTTACGCGTGGTTGATCTGGAGCTGGATACCGAAGCCCATTCCGTTACCCGAGCGGGCCAACGGATTGATTTGACCGCCCGAGAATATGCGCTACTAGAGTACCTTATGATAAACAAGGGTAAAATTGTCAGCAGAATCGATATAGCCGAGAAAGTCTGGGATCTTCATTTCGACACCAATACTAACGTTATTGAAGTGTATATCAACTACTTGCGCAAGAAGATCGATAAGGATTTCAGCCCAAAGCTAGTACACACCATTGTGGGCATGGGTTATGTCTTACGGGGCTAA
- a CDS encoding serine/threonine-protein kinase → MIPKIPDYKNFKKLGEGGMAVVWYAENALGKPFAIKLLNQDMVGKEKIVERFRNEAKLMVGLNHPNIRQVISYYEDENTMAIIMEYLEGQDLGKYLTTYGAIPEGMAVRWFNDILDAMTYVHRKGYIHRDIKPSNLFLTSGGQIEIMDFGIAKIVDSTQELTQISIGSPQYMSPEQVLTPKSIDLRTDIYSLGVTLYALLTGKKPYNDSYSSSYTIQTEITKNPLPYIPGVSSAINAAIQKATSKNSDYRFQSCEEFKAALNEPDSLDSDQVEVEIDDRPPVIPPSYNHRPPVQPLYDNPPIRHYPEKPKSNVGRNIIIAVVIVIAVFGGLVLFGLQIEKSEINKGVNLYEEKNYTEAFNLLYKNRGSSFLTPQAMHDLGYMYDTGSGTQQDYTEAREWYEKASDKGIAMSMNNLGVMYRYGSGVDKDYSRARSYFERAAAEGVHLANYNLGDLYENGLGVDVNLYRAFNYYSKAAKEGHAASQYRLGLMYALGKGVSTSNSQAVSWFQKSAEQGYAEGQYGLGYMYGAGYATGQNDYDTAITWFEKAADQNESRALYYLGQYYEYGYGKSKDWSTALSYYKKSAQLGNENAQKVLTGYGYSWR, encoded by the coding sequence ATGATTCCTAAAATACCTGATTACAAAAACTTTAAAAAATTAGGAGAGGGGGGAATGGCGGTTGTGTGGTATGCCGAGAATGCGCTTGGAAAACCATTCGCCATAAAACTTCTCAACCAGGATATGGTGGGCAAAGAAAAAATTGTAGAACGGTTTCGGAATGAAGCTAAGTTGATGGTCGGCCTGAATCACCCTAATATCCGGCAGGTCATAAGCTACTACGAAGATGAGAACACAATGGCCATCATTATGGAATACCTCGAAGGGCAGGACTTAGGCAAGTACCTGACAACCTATGGAGCAATACCCGAAGGTATGGCCGTTCGCTGGTTTAATGATATCCTGGACGCAATGACCTACGTTCACCGCAAAGGGTACATTCACCGTGACATTAAACCCTCAAATTTGTTTCTGACAAGCGGAGGACAAATAGAGATCATGGATTTTGGCATTGCCAAGATCGTTGATTCTACTCAGGAACTAACTCAGATTTCGATTGGCTCTCCGCAATACATGAGCCCGGAGCAGGTGCTTACGCCAAAATCCATCGACCTCCGTACCGACATCTATTCGCTGGGTGTCACGTTATATGCTTTATTAACTGGTAAAAAGCCTTACAACGATTCCTATAGTTCATCATATACTATTCAAACAGAGATTACCAAAAATCCGCTACCTTATATTCCGGGGGTATCATCTGCGATCAACGCAGCAATTCAAAAAGCCACCAGTAAGAATTCGGACTACCGATTCCAAAGCTGCGAGGAGTTTAAAGCCGCTCTGAATGAGCCTGATAGCCTGGATTCTGATCAGGTTGAGGTAGAAATAGATGATCGACCTCCAGTTATTCCACCTTCATACAACCATCGGCCTCCGGTTCAACCTCTCTACGATAATCCGCCTATAAGGCATTATCCCGAAAAGCCCAAATCCAACGTAGGGCGAAACATTATCATAGCCGTCGTCATTGTCATCGCTGTGTTTGGCGGGTTGGTTTTGTTCGGCCTTCAGATAGAGAAAAGCGAAATAAATAAAGGGGTTAACCTGTATGAAGAAAAGAATTATACGGAAGCGTTTAACCTGCTTTACAAAAACCGGGGGTCGAGTTTTTTGACTCCGCAGGCCATGCACGATTTGGGCTATATGTATGACACTGGAAGCGGCACACAACAGGATTATACAGAAGCACGGGAATGGTATGAAAAAGCGTCAGATAAAGGAATCGCCATGAGTATGAATAATCTGGGCGTTATGTATCGATATGGGTCGGGGGTGGATAAAGATTACAGTCGGGCCAGATCGTATTTTGAACGAGCAGCCGCTGAGGGGGTACATCTGGCTAATTACAACCTGGGCGATCTCTATGAGAATGGTTTAGGTGTAGATGTTAACCTGTATAGGGCATTTAATTATTATTCAAAGGCTGCCAAAGAGGGGCACGCAGCCTCTCAGTACAGGCTTGGTCTGATGTATGCATTGGGTAAGGGGGTCAGTACAAGTAACTCGCAGGCAGTTTCATGGTTTCAAAAATCAGCCGAGCAGGGATATGCTGAGGGGCAATATGGACTAGGTTATATGTATGGAGCTGGCTACGCTACGGGACAGAATGATTATGATACTGCCATAACCTGGTTTGAAAAAGCTGCCGATCAAAACGAATCCAGGGCGCTCTATTATTTGGGGCAATATTATGAATATGGTTACGGCAAAAGTAAAGACTGGTCCACAGCACTGTCCTATTACAAAAAATCGGCCCAGTTAGGTAATGAAAATGCCCAGAAAGTACTGACTGGTTATGGATATAGCTGGCGGTAA
- a CDS encoding protein kinase domain-containing protein, with protein sequence MVTQIGLYQLKHQLGSGGMATVWYAENALGKEFAIKILKPELMQYPQAAERFRNEAKIMVSLRHPNIRQVYDYYEDEATMAIIMEYLQGNDLFEYGAIHQSVPESQVVTWFESILDAVGYVHQKNYFHRDIKPSNLFLSDDGQVKVMDFGIAKLVDSDLNLTVTSTAIGSPQYMSPEQIMTPKQVDYRTDIYSLGVTLYALLSGHKPYDDSAGSVFTIHREIIQTALPRLRGVSDKVNNVIQKATQKAPADRFQTCLEFKNMLTMPEAPTQVYRAPAEWHSSENRSFGSMGTAGPNPAVVPPPVYGQLPPIPVYGSTTFSTHSQVHPIIMPSGGQSSNTYSNPITTGQEPAAQRPSNWIGGAIFVILFCFWPFGIASLIYGIRVNPAFDRGDVASALASSSRAKNCFWIGLFLAPISWFYDVGLVSRLLYDLI encoded by the coding sequence ATGGTTACACAGATAGGCCTTTATCAACTCAAGCATCAACTTGGCTCTGGGGGCATGGCTACGGTTTGGTATGCCGAAAATGCGCTGGGGAAAGAATTTGCGATCAAGATTCTTAAACCGGAGCTGATGCAGTATCCGCAGGCAGCCGAGCGATTTCGGAACGAAGCTAAAATTATGGTGAGCCTGCGTCATCCGAATATTCGTCAGGTGTATGATTATTATGAGGACGAAGCGACGATGGCGATCATCATGGAATACCTTCAGGGCAACGATTTATTTGAGTACGGAGCAATACATCAGTCTGTTCCGGAAAGCCAGGTTGTAACGTGGTTCGAATCAATTCTGGACGCTGTAGGCTACGTGCATCAAAAGAATTATTTTCACCGTGATATTAAGCCCTCTAACCTTTTCTTATCCGACGATGGGCAGGTGAAAGTTATGGATTTTGGTATCGCCAAACTGGTAGACTCTGACCTGAACCTGACGGTAACATCCACTGCTATAGGCTCTCCACAGTATATGAGCCCTGAACAGATTATGACGCCCAAGCAAGTTGATTACCGAACCGACATTTATTCGCTGGGCGTAACGTTATATGCTTTACTATCAGGGCATAAGCCGTATGATGATTCGGCGGGTTCGGTATTTACGATCCATAGAGAAATCATTCAGACGGCATTGCCTCGGCTTAGAGGGGTTTCGGACAAGGTGAATAATGTGATTCAAAAGGCAACCCAGAAAGCGCCAGCCGACCGCTTTCAGACTTGTCTGGAATTCAAAAACATGCTGACAATGCCCGAGGCACCAACTCAGGTGTATAGAGCGCCAGCCGAGTGGCATTCGTCGGAAAACCGTTCGTTCGGATCAATGGGAACTGCTGGCCCCAATCCCGCAGTTGTTCCGCCACCGGTGTATGGTCAGCTACCGCCAATTCCCGTTTACGGATCCACAACCTTCTCAACCCATTCGCAGGTTCACCCTATTATTATGCCTTCGGGTGGGCAGTCGAGCAATACTTATTCAAATCCGATCACTACAGGGCAGGAGCCTGCTGCTCAACGGCCCAGCAACTGGATAGGCGGAGCCATTTTTGTTATCCTGTTTTGTTTCTGGCCTTTTGGTATTGCTTCCCTCATTTATGGAATCCGTGTCAATCCTGCTTTTGATCGGGGTGATGTAGCGAGTGCACTGGCTAGTTCATCCAGGGCTAAAAACTGCTTTTGGATTGGGCTATTTCTGGCACCGATTAGCTGGTTTTATGATGTTGGCCTGGTATCCAGACTGCTATACGATTTAATTTGA
- a CDS encoding FHA domain-containing protein, with the protein MTSDPLKQSALRVIRIGKNPDNDLVLEKPGVSRYHARLSLYTDFLGLIEDLDSTYGTQVDSHRIVLKLVTPTSKVMLGPITPLDIKSLFDDVKPKPKPGSTPPPIPQQFYNQGGAAKGVSYAEPFKRIEFHYDNYLKAKKDIQVDKTKTWARVALMFVPLYGMQLAALADAYMFNPTEKLHILDEAFKRDYVCPNPDCQHFLGYTPYKDLLFQKQCRFCKCNWVDN; encoded by the coding sequence ATGACTTCCGATCCACTCAAACAGTCCGCATTACGTGTAATCCGTATTGGCAAAAACCCAGATAATGATTTGGTGCTCGAAAAACCAGGAGTTAGCCGTTATCATGCCAGACTTTCACTGTATACCGATTTCCTGGGGTTAATTGAAGACCTTGACTCAACGTACGGGACTCAGGTCGATAGCCATCGGATTGTTCTAAAGCTGGTTACGCCCACCAGTAAAGTAATGCTGGGGCCAATTACTCCACTGGATATAAAATCATTGTTCGACGATGTAAAGCCAAAACCTAAACCGGGTTCGACTCCACCACCCATACCACAGCAATTTTACAATCAGGGGGGAGCGGCCAAAGGGGTGTCATATGCTGAGCCATTTAAACGGATTGAGTTTCACTACGACAATTATCTGAAGGCGAAAAAAGACATTCAGGTTGATAAGACAAAAACGTGGGCGCGTGTTGCACTCATGTTTGTTCCTCTTTATGGAATGCAGCTAGCGGCTCTGGCCGATGCGTATATGTTTAATCCGACGGAGAAACTGCATATACTCGACGAAGCCTTTAAGCGCGACTACGTTTGCCCGAATCCCGACTGTCAGCATTTTTTGGGGTATACTCCTTATAAAGACTTGCTTTTTCAGAAGCAGTGCCGTTTCTGCAAATGCAACTGGGTAGATAATTGA